One region of Chlorobiota bacterium genomic DNA includes:
- a CDS encoding class I SAM-dependent DNA methyltransferase gives MTPQEFVHKWKKSTLTERSASQPHFIDICQMIGHPTPADVDAHGESFTFEKGIGKQIGGKGFADVWKRGFFGWEYKGKHKDLDAAYNQLLNYREALQNPPLLVVSDMNRIVIHTNFTNTVKRVIELGPDDLLTPDGMRTLRRIFEEPESFKAEQTTEAVTAEAAKQFAVLSDMLRKAGSDPHTAAHFLIRLLFSLFAEDVGLLPNETLKRSIEATKRNPEEFARLLGQLFGIMATGGFFGLEKIPHFNGALFDDDSVLPLDRDALDIIETVSRMDWGSVEPSIFGTLFERSLDPAKRSQLGAHYTSREDILLIVEPVLMRPLRRRWEEVRAQAEELLRRREEDDTDRKKQNRQQELSRLLVSFAGEIGKVQVLDPACGSGNFLYMALRNLLDLEKEVIQYAGSVGVGTFFPSVNPAQLHGIEINPYAYELASVTIWIGYIQWLRDNGFGFPAEPILRRLDSIENRDAILAFDEEGKPYEPEWPAVDVIIGNPPFLGSRKMREVLGDSYCDSLIKTYSGRIEGLPDLVCYWFEKARQQIADKKTSCAGLIATQAIRAGSNLKVLERIIQTGGIFLAWSDNAWSVDGANVRVSIVGFDDGSEQVLQLDGNLVKNITPNLRSGLNLGDAVSLKENLQRAFQGVVPRGQFALSAEDAERMLLAVGNPNGRPNSDVIKPFISGVDIVRRPRNEFIIDFGVRALEEDASMYAAPFEYLREHVYPMRQTTNQKASREIWWIHWNSRDAMRKALSSLSRYIATPRVAKHRIFIWVPTTVLPDTRVYAIAREDDYFFGVLHSSIHEKWALVMASRHGVGNDPTYNAGSCFETFPFPYPPGSEPTGDPCVLAIGEAAKELVEKRDRWLNPEGATEAELKNRTLTNLYNQRPTWLDLAHKKLDNAVFDAYGWPRDLTEEQILERLLALNLERAGAA, from the coding sequence ATGACTCCCCAAGAATTCGTTCATAAGTGGAAGAAAAGCACCCTCACCGAACGCTCCGCCTCGCAACCTCACTTTATTGACATTTGCCAGATGATCGGGCACCCGACACCGGCAGACGTTGACGCGCACGGCGAATCCTTCACTTTCGAGAAAGGAATCGGCAAGCAGATTGGCGGCAAAGGATTTGCCGATGTCTGGAAACGCGGCTTCTTCGGCTGGGAATACAAGGGGAAGCATAAGGATCTTGATGCCGCCTACAACCAGCTCCTTAACTACCGCGAAGCCCTGCAGAACCCGCCGTTGCTCGTTGTCTCCGATATGAATCGGATCGTTATTCACACCAACTTTACCAACACGGTAAAGCGGGTGATTGAACTTGGGCCTGACGACCTTCTTACACCCGACGGGATGCGAACGCTGCGGCGAATCTTCGAGGAACCCGAATCCTTCAAAGCTGAACAGACCACCGAAGCGGTCACGGCGGAAGCGGCAAAACAGTTTGCTGTCTTGTCGGATATGCTGCGCAAGGCCGGAAGCGATCCACACACCGCAGCACACTTCCTTATCCGGCTCCTGTTCTCCCTCTTCGCTGAAGACGTTGGCTTGCTTCCGAACGAGACGCTGAAACGGAGTATCGAAGCCACAAAGCGCAACCCAGAAGAGTTCGCCCGCTTGCTGGGGCAACTCTTTGGCATCATGGCAACCGGCGGGTTCTTCGGGCTGGAAAAAATCCCCCATTTCAACGGAGCCTTGTTCGACGACGATTCGGTGCTCCCCCTTGACCGCGACGCGCTGGACATTATCGAAACCGTTAGCCGGATGGATTGGGGAAGCGTCGAACCCTCCATCTTCGGAACACTGTTTGAACGGAGCCTTGACCCCGCCAAGCGTTCGCAGCTTGGGGCCCACTACACAAGCCGGGAAGATATTCTGCTGATTGTTGAGCCGGTCCTGATGCGCCCGCTGCGCCGCCGCTGGGAGGAGGTCCGCGCGCAAGCGGAAGAACTTCTGCGGCGGCGCGAGGAAGACGACACCGACCGAAAAAAACAGAACCGCCAACAGGAGCTAAGCCGGTTGCTGGTATCGTTTGCCGGAGAGATTGGAAAGGTCCAGGTATTGGACCCGGCTTGCGGAAGCGGGAACTTCCTCTACATGGCGTTGCGGAACCTGCTGGATTTGGAAAAGGAGGTGATTCAATACGCCGGCAGTGTGGGGGTGGGAACCTTCTTCCCCTCGGTGAACCCGGCACAGTTGCACGGGATAGAGATCAACCCCTACGCCTACGAACTGGCAAGCGTGACGATCTGGATAGGGTACATCCAATGGCTGCGGGATAATGGGTTCGGATTCCCCGCCGAGCCGATCCTGCGCCGACTGGACAGCATCGAAAACCGCGATGCAATCCTTGCCTTCGACGAAGAAGGAAAACCCTACGAACCAGAATGGCCCGCCGTTGACGTGATTATTGGAAATCCACCGTTTTTGGGAAGTAGAAAAATGCGGGAAGTTTTAGGGGACAGTTATTGCGATTCGCTCATAAAGACCTATTCGGGACGAATTGAAGGGCTGCCAGACCTCGTTTGTTATTGGTTTGAGAAAGCTCGACAACAAATTGCTGATAAGAAAACTAGTTGTGCCGGATTGATTGCAACGCAGGCAATTCGTGCCGGTTCAAACTTAAAGGTGTTGGAGCGCATAATTCAGACAGGGGGAATCTTTTTGGCTTGGAGTGATAACGCTTGGAGTGTTGACGGTGCAAACGTTAGAGTTTCAATAGTTGGTTTCGACGACGGTTCCGAACAGGTTTTACAGCTTGACGGAAACCTTGTGAAGAATATCACCCCGAATTTAAGATCAGGCTTGAATTTGGGGGATGCAGTGTCATTAAAAGAGAACTTGCAAAGAGCTTTTCAAGGAGTAGTTCCAAGAGGCCAGTTTGCCTTGTCGGCTGAAGATGCTGAACGAATGTTACTGGCTGTTGGAAATCCAAACGGCAGACCTAATTCTGATGTTATCAAACCCTTTATCAGTGGTGTTGATATTGTTAGGCGACCACGCAACGAATTTATCATTGACTTCGGAGTTCGTGCATTGGAAGAAGATGCAAGTATGTACGCTGCGCCATTTGAATACCTCCGTGAGCACGTGTATCCTATGAGGCAAACAACCAATCAGAAAGCCTCACGTGAGATATGGTGGATTCATTGGAATTCCCGGGATGCAATGCGCAAAGCTCTTTCCTCATTGTCTCGCTATATAGCTACGCCTCGGGTTGCAAAACATAGAATCTTTATTTGGGTGCCTACAACCGTTTTACCGGACACAAGGGTTTATGCAATTGCGCGGGAAGATGACTATTTCTTCGGAGTCCTGCATTCTTCCATTCATGAAAAATGGGCTTTGGTTATGGCTTCTCGTCATGGAGTGGGCAATGATCCAACATATAATGCTGGAAGTTGCTTCGAAACCTTCCCCTTCCCCTACCCTCCCGGCAGTGAGCCAACCGGCGACCCGTGCGTTCTGGCGATTGGGGAAGCGGCAAAGGAACTGGTGGAGAAGCGGGACCGGTGGCTGAACCCGGAAGGGGCAACGGAAGCGGAGTTGAAGAATCGCACGCTCACGAACCTCTACAACCAGCGGCCAACATGGCTGGACCTTGCCCACAAGAAGCTGGACAACGCCGTGTTCGATGCCTACGGCTGGCCGCGTGACCTTACCGAAGAACAAATCCTTGAACGCTTGCTTGCGCTGAACTTGGAGCGTGCGGGGGCGGCATAA
- a CDS encoding DUF1573 domain-containing protein has protein sequence MNTKKTILAFAIGIFMAGAVAAQAQSAGKLEVIGGNTFDWGNVKPATLTTTLKVKNIGSGPLTIKEVKKSCGCTTPTVAKNILEPGETTDIGISVTASTSTGHIQKNITIITDGPETPSVAVTLKANILRDVTVFPSWVQVLNGKIGDASTSTVKVTNSGTAPLTLQAPTNANANADISFDLSSELTLKPGESRDIAVTVKPTEVGNLRGAITIKTSSMEQPEIRLELAGNAVAADAAPANKNMR, from the coding sequence ATGAACACGAAAAAAACAATCCTTGCGTTTGCCATTGGCATATTCATGGCCGGGGCAGTTGCGGCGCAAGCGCAATCGGCGGGGAAATTGGAGGTTATTGGCGGCAATACCTTTGACTGGGGAAACGTGAAGCCAGCAACGCTGACAACCACGCTAAAAGTGAAAAACATTGGAAGCGGCCCGCTGACGATTAAAGAAGTGAAAAAAAGCTGCGGTTGCACCACGCCAACCGTTGCCAAAAATATCCTTGAGCCAGGGGAGACAACGGACATCGGAATTTCGGTGACGGCATCCACCTCCACCGGGCATATTCAAAAAAATATCACCATCATCACCGATGGCCCCGAAACTCCATCGGTGGCGGTGACGCTGAAGGCGAATATTTTGCGCGATGTCACGGTGTTCCCGTCGTGGGTGCAGGTGCTGAACGGGAAAATCGGGGACGCATCCACCTCCACCGTAAAAGTGACGAACAGCGGGACCGCGCCGCTGACGCTGCAGGCCCCCACCAACGCCAACGCCAACGCCGACATCAGCTTCGATCTATCGTCGGAACTGACGCTGAAGCCAGGCGAATCGCGTGATATTGCGGTGACGGTGAAGCCAACCGAAGTGGGGAATTTGCGCGGGGCAATCACCATTAAAACCAGCAGCATGGAGCAGCCGGAAATCCGCCTGGAACTTGCCGGCAACGCAGTGGCCGCCGATGCCGCACCAGCAAACAAGAATATGCGCTAA